A genomic segment from Segniliparus rotundus DSM 44985 encodes:
- a CDS encoding FAD-dependent monooxygenase encodes MSTYRAPLRVLVCGGAIAGPAIAFWLARAGHTVTIVEQSATLRGGGHAVDFRGPSLTVLEKMGVLPQVRAQATNMGPTIRVDAQGKEIARLPAEVTGGELEIVWSDLVRILHDTVRGDVRYRFGVRITHIADLGEHVDVVLSDGSAGSYDFVVGADGLHSGVRSLVFGPESELVAQLGRIFCLFSVENHLKLDHLSMDYRTPDGRVVLQGDDPDKPARANLWLIEPDVSGFDHRDAQKAKQLFAERFADGGWETPRILEALAAADPVYFDTLAQVRLTEYSKGRVVLLGDAAWCASPRSGMGTSLAIVGAYVLAHELLRANGDHVAAFARYQQLLKPYVERCQRLALDGIRADTPTTAFGRFKRRLTLWSLRLPGVSERVARQSLAVGRSFALPEYSGF; translated from the coding sequence GTGAGCACATATCGAGCGCCCTTGCGCGTCCTTGTCTGCGGCGGCGCGATCGCCGGTCCGGCGATCGCGTTCTGGCTCGCCCGAGCCGGGCACACAGTGACCATCGTCGAACAGTCGGCAACGCTGCGCGGGGGCGGACACGCCGTCGACTTCCGAGGCCCGTCGCTGACCGTCCTGGAGAAAATGGGCGTTTTGCCTCAGGTGCGCGCGCAGGCGACGAACATGGGCCCGACCATCAGGGTCGACGCGCAGGGGAAGGAGATCGCCCGCCTGCCCGCCGAGGTGACCGGCGGGGAGCTGGAGATCGTCTGGAGCGACCTTGTCCGCATCTTGCACGACACTGTGCGCGGCGACGTGCGCTACCGTTTCGGGGTCCGGATCACACACATCGCCGACCTTGGCGAGCACGTCGACGTCGTCCTGAGCGACGGCTCGGCGGGCAGCTATGACTTCGTGGTCGGAGCCGACGGGCTCCACTCGGGCGTGCGATCGCTCGTCTTCGGCCCAGAGTCCGAGCTGGTCGCCCAGCTCGGCCGGATCTTCTGCCTCTTTTCCGTGGAGAATCATTTGAAGCTCGACCACCTGAGCATGGACTACAGGACCCCGGACGGCAGGGTGGTCCTGCAAGGGGACGATCCGGACAAGCCAGCCCGGGCGAATCTGTGGCTCATCGAACCCGACGTGTCCGGATTCGACCACCGGGACGCGCAGAAGGCGAAACAGCTCTTCGCCGAGCGCTTCGCTGACGGCGGTTGGGAGACCCCGAGGATCCTCGAAGCGCTTGCCGCCGCCGATCCCGTGTATTTCGACACGCTCGCCCAAGTGCGCCTCACGGAGTACAGCAAGGGCCGTGTGGTGCTGCTCGGGGACGCAGCCTGGTGCGCTTCGCCGCGATCTGGCATGGGCACCTCCCTCGCGATTGTCGGCGCGTATGTGTTAGCCCACGAACTGCTCCGCGCGAACGGCGACCACGTTGCAGCGTTCGCGCGCTACCAGCAGTTGCTCAAGCCGTATGTGGAGCGCTGCCAGAGATTGGCGCTCGACGGCATTCGGGCCGACACGCCCACAACAGCATTCGGCAGATTCAAGCGCCGTCTGACGCTGTGGTCGCTGCGCCTCCCAGGCGTGAGCGAGCGCGTCGCGAGACAGTCGCTCGCCGTGGGGCGCTCGTTCGCGCTGCCGGAGTACTCGGGCTTCTGA
- a CDS encoding Lrp/AsnC family transcriptional regulator — translation MATYVRQPLDDLSKAIIEQLQEDGRRSYAAIGKLVGLSEAAVRQRVQKLEDSGVLQIVAVVDPKQVGFSRQAMIGVRCAGDARELGERLADIPEVKYVVQTAGSFDILAEVVCVDDGELLDVLGGRIRALPGVVATETFVYLKIAKDQYTWAKR, via the coding sequence GTGGCGACATATGTCAGACAACCTCTCGACGACCTCTCCAAAGCGATCATCGAGCAGCTTCAAGAGGACGGGCGGCGGTCCTACGCCGCCATCGGCAAGCTCGTCGGCCTCTCGGAGGCCGCCGTCCGGCAAAGGGTGCAGAAACTCGAAGACAGCGGCGTCCTGCAAATCGTCGCTGTGGTCGACCCGAAACAAGTCGGCTTCAGCCGCCAGGCGATGATCGGCGTCCGCTGCGCGGGCGACGCTCGCGAGCTCGGCGAACGCCTCGCCGACATCCCCGAGGTCAAATATGTGGTGCAGACAGCGGGATCGTTCGACATCCTCGCCGAAGTCGTCTGCGTCGACGACGGCGAACTGCTCGACGTCCTGGGCGGACGGATCCGGGCCCTGCCCGGCGTCGTCGCCACCGAAACTTTCGTGTATCTGAAAATAGCTAAGGACCAATACACATGGGCGAAACGCTGA
- a CDS encoding gamma-aminobutyraldehyde dehydrogenase produces the protein MTTHELPGCFIDGEARAAAGGPRHTVVNPANGEAVARIAVAAEADVGAAVASARAALPEWSGATPADRAGVLAKLAALLAERADEFVAEEVAQTGKPTRLAAEFDVPGSADNVAFFAGAARLLEGKASAEYSGGHTSSIRREPAGVVAAVTPWNYPLQMAVWKTAPALAAGCAVVIKPSELTPLTTLRLAALAVEAGLPRGVLNVVTGTGPVAGEALVGHPGVDVVTFTGSTAVGRKVMARAAERGARAQLELGGKAPFVVLDDADLEAAIHGAVAGALINSGQDCTAAARAIVAESVYEDFVAGVAELMGKVVQGDPLDEGTDIGPQISFAHRDRIAAVVDRAKAAGARVLAGGAAPDLPGAFYRPTLLADVAEDSEAYRDEIFGPVLTARPHTGEDDAIRQANDTAYGLAASVWTRDVYRAQRASREIRAGCVWVNDHIPIVSEMPHGGFGASGFGKDLSAYSLEEYLTVKHVMSDIAGEPKKDWHRTVFQLR, from the coding sequence ATGACGACGCATGAACTGCCCGGTTGCTTCATCGACGGCGAAGCCCGCGCGGCGGCAGGAGGTCCACGCCACACGGTGGTCAATCCCGCGAACGGCGAGGCGGTGGCCCGCATCGCCGTGGCGGCCGAGGCGGATGTCGGAGCCGCTGTCGCTTCGGCCAGGGCCGCGTTGCCCGAGTGGTCCGGGGCGACGCCGGCCGACCGCGCCGGGGTGCTCGCCAAACTCGCCGCCCTGCTCGCGGAGCGCGCTGACGAGTTCGTCGCCGAAGAAGTCGCCCAGACCGGCAAGCCCACGCGCCTCGCCGCCGAGTTCGACGTGCCGGGCAGCGCGGACAACGTGGCGTTCTTCGCGGGCGCGGCGCGGCTTTTGGAGGGCAAGGCGTCGGCGGAGTACTCGGGCGGGCACACCTCCTCGATCCGGCGTGAGCCGGCCGGCGTGGTCGCCGCGGTCACCCCGTGGAACTATCCGCTGCAGATGGCGGTGTGGAAGACCGCCCCAGCGCTGGCGGCGGGCTGCGCGGTCGTCATCAAGCCGAGCGAGCTCACCCCGCTCACCACGTTGCGCCTCGCCGCGCTCGCGGTCGAGGCCGGGCTGCCGCGCGGCGTGCTGAACGTCGTGACCGGAACGGGGCCGGTGGCGGGGGAGGCGCTCGTCGGGCATCCGGGCGTGGACGTGGTGACCTTCACCGGCTCGACCGCCGTTGGCCGCAAGGTCATGGCGCGAGCTGCGGAGCGGGGCGCGAGAGCGCAGCTCGAACTCGGCGGCAAAGCGCCGTTCGTGGTCCTTGACGACGCGGACCTGGAAGCCGCGATCCACGGTGCGGTGGCTGGCGCGCTCATCAACTCCGGGCAGGACTGCACCGCCGCCGCGCGCGCCATCGTGGCCGAAAGCGTCTACGAAGACTTCGTCGCCGGAGTCGCGGAACTGATGGGGAAGGTCGTCCAAGGCGATCCGCTGGACGAGGGCACAGACATCGGGCCGCAAATCTCCTTCGCGCACCGCGACCGGATCGCGGCAGTCGTGGACCGGGCCAAAGCCGCCGGGGCCCGCGTCTTGGCGGGCGGAGCCGCGCCCGATCTGCCTGGCGCGTTCTACCGGCCCACGCTCCTCGCGGATGTGGCCGAGGACTCCGAGGCGTATCGCGACGAGATTTTCGGCCCCGTGCTCACCGCCCGCCCGCACACCGGCGAGGACGACGCGATCCGCCAAGCGAATGACACCGCGTACGGGCTCGCGGCCTCCGTGTGGACCCGCGACGTCTACCGGGCACAGCGGGCCTCGCGCGAGATACGGGCGGGCTGCGTGTGGGTCAACGACCACATCCCCATCGTCAGCGAGATGCCGCACGGCGGTTTCGGCGCATCAGGCTTCGGCAAAGACCTCTCCGCCTATTCGCTGGAGGAATATCTCACGGTGAAGCATGTGATGAGCGACATCGCCGGCGAGCCGAAGAAGGATTGGCACCGCACGGTCTTCCAGTTGCGCTAG